A genome region from Paenibacillus thermoaerophilus includes the following:
- a CDS encoding oligosaccharide flippase family protein, whose translation MSSLTGSLSNNQRFLLRSVSVIALGLFVNQLLQTAGSIVLARVLNDPVAFGEVNLLLQIFGMITLFLNVGFTSSLVYAFSTDKQDAVLNKLRHALLGSLFFAGVLCLLVALSSPLLADAYGLPALRQGLCVGTIMILFTSVVNIGVSSFSGNRDFKTQAFFMVVNTTFSTLGTVLGVLLPIGHTTVLTSVSFWMGIGSMATALFILLRVSRVHKPRWIGPISLSEMRGMMKFGLPGWAGNIAKAFQQPFLVMMIGSASVVAVGHLANASRITGFIGIVTWAFMIVTFPFVAESSRDHEESVRRGTLCVRYNNLLLYPLTTLICLYPDDINGFLFGAQYVNEDSGIYIRLLALGVLFSSVGRLGGSILAGMGRTRANFWVMIVAGAPVIALVPAVVGSHPVWAVWVYTGGWALSAMAMIGFFFLEGFRLNWWKAYGEPLIPSLAMGLWLQAGHWAGLWFPVFAALGIAALLGSTWWVERRGIPLRPISTKAEA comes from the coding sequence TTGTCCAGTCTCACCGGCTCGTTAAGCAACAATCAGCGGTTTTTGCTGCGAAGCGTTTCCGTCATTGCGCTCGGCCTGTTCGTCAACCAACTGCTGCAAACCGCCGGAAGCATCGTTCTCGCCCGGGTGTTGAACGACCCTGTCGCATTCGGAGAAGTCAACCTGCTTCTGCAAATTTTCGGCATGATCACCCTGTTTCTCAACGTCGGCTTCACGTCGTCTCTGGTGTATGCGTTTTCGACCGACAAGCAGGACGCGGTGCTGAACAAGCTGCGGCACGCTCTGCTCGGCAGCTTGTTTTTTGCGGGCGTGCTCTGCTTGCTTGTCGCCCTATCCTCTCCATTGCTTGCGGATGCGTACGGACTGCCGGCGCTTCGCCAAGGATTGTGCGTCGGAACGATCATGATTCTGTTTACGTCCGTCGTGAACATCGGGGTTTCGTCGTTTTCGGGCAACCGCGATTTCAAGACGCAGGCGTTTTTTATGGTCGTCAATACGACGTTCTCGACGCTGGGCACCGTGCTGGGCGTGCTCTTGCCGATCGGCCATACGACAGTTTTGACGAGCGTTTCGTTCTGGATGGGAATCGGCTCCATGGCAACCGCTCTTTTTATTTTGTTGCGTGTTTCACGTGTGCATAAACCTCGCTGGATCGGTCCGATCTCGTTGTCCGAGATGCGCGGCATGATGAAATTCGGCCTGCCCGGCTGGGCGGGCAACATCGCCAAGGCGTTTCAGCAGCCGTTCCTGGTGATGATGATCGGATCGGCTTCCGTGGTGGCCGTCGGTCACCTGGCGAACGCTTCGCGCATCACGGGTTTCATCGGCATCGTCACGTGGGCGTTTATGATCGTCACCTTCCCGTTTGTGGCCGAAAGCTCGCGGGACCATGAGGAAAGCGTCCGCAGAGGCACGCTGTGCGTCCGGTACAACAACCTGCTGCTGTACCCGTTGACGACGCTGATCTGCTTGTATCCGGACGACATCAACGGCTTTCTCTTCGGGGCGCAATATGTAAACGAGGATTCCGGCATTTACATCCGTCTGCTGGCGCTGGGAGTCTTGTTCTCCTCGGTCGGCCGGCTCGGGGGCAGCATCTTGGCCGGCATGGGTCGGACGCGGGCGAATTTCTGGGTCATGATCGTTGCGGGCGCGCCCGTCATAGCCCTGGTGCCCGCCGTTGTCGGCAGCCATCCGGTCTGGGCCGTCTGGGTGTATACCGGGGGCTGGGCCCTATCCGCGATGGCGATGATCGGCTTTTTCTTCCTCGAAGGATTCCGTCTGAACTGGTGGAAGGCTTACGGCGAGCCTCTAATTCCCTCCCTGGCTATGGGGTTGTGGCTGCAAGCCGGGCATTGGGCCGGTTTGTGGTTCCCCGTTTTTGCGGCGCTCGGCATCGCCGCCCTTCTCGGAAGCACTTGGTGGGTGGAACGGCGAGGAATTCCATTGCGTCCGATATCGACAAAAGCCGAGGCGTAA
- a CDS encoding lactonase family protein, with amino-acid sequence MTATGERLLVFAGSYAEETGDGVYVYELIEETGELRLLNAYGGLKNPTFLNVDPDNRKLYAIAEGTGEDGAKTGQAVSFAIDPAAGALTLLNKAPTVPAPTCHIQRDSASRYLLTVSYHGGLVGLNSIAEDGTVGEALDIKRHTGGLGPAPQDRPHPHSAFLSPDEKFVLVPDLGLDCIFVYSFDREAEKLVTHGEATVDNGSGPRHLVFRPDGKFVYVINELNSTITVFRYDAAEGRLERVETVPTLPEDYSGVNACAEIAVSPDGRYIYGSNRGHDSIVVLASDPSTGRLSLVQHIGSGGGHPRHFALTPKGDYLLSANRDSNNIVTYRVHPDSGRLEPTGYSVTVSKPVCVRPVYM; translated from the coding sequence GTGACGGCAACGGGAGAACGGCTGCTCGTCTTCGCCGGATCTTACGCGGAGGAAACGGGCGACGGTGTGTATGTCTATGAACTGATCGAGGAAACGGGCGAGCTTCGCTTGTTGAATGCGTACGGGGGGCTGAAAAACCCGACCTTCCTTAACGTGGACCCGGACAACCGGAAATTGTACGCCATCGCGGAAGGGACAGGCGAGGACGGAGCGAAAACCGGACAGGCGGTGTCGTTCGCGATCGATCCCGCGGCGGGAGCTTTAACCTTGTTGAACAAGGCGCCGACGGTGCCTGCCCCGACATGCCACATCCAGCGCGATTCCGCAAGCCGGTATTTGCTGACCGTCAGCTACCACGGAGGATTGGTCGGTCTGAATTCGATCGCCGAGGACGGCACGGTAGGGGAAGCGCTTGACATCAAACGGCATACAGGCGGCTTGGGACCGGCTCCTCAGGACCGTCCGCATCCTCATTCCGCTTTCCTGTCCCCGGATGAAAAATTCGTGCTCGTCCCCGATCTCGGATTGGACTGCATTTTTGTCTACAGTTTCGATAGAGAGGCGGAAAAGCTCGTTACGCACGGAGAGGCGACCGTCGACAACGGCTCGGGACCGCGGCATCTCGTTTTCCGGCCGGACGGAAAATTTGTTTATGTCATTAATGAACTGAATTCGACGATTACGGTATTCCGTTACGATGCCGCTGAAGGGCGGCTGGAGCGGGTGGAGACGGTGCCGACGCTGCCGGAAGACTATTCGGGCGTCAATGCCTGCGCCGAAATCGCGGTCTCCCCGGACGGACGCTATATCTACGGATCGAACCGCGGCCACGACAGCATCGTCGTGCTGGCTTCGGACCCGTCGACCGGGCGTCTGTCCCTCGTTCAGCATATCGGTTCGGGAGGCGGCCATCCCCGTCATTTCGCGCTGACGCCGAAAGGCGACTACCTGCTGTCGGCGAACCGCGACTCGAACAACATCGTGACTTATCGCGTCCATCCGGACAGCGGGCGGCTCGAACCGACCGGATACAGTGTCACGGTCTCGAAGCCGGTCTGCGTCCGTCCCGTATACATGTAA
- the mgsA gene encoding methylglyoxal synthase yields MNVAFVAHDRKKEELVNFTIAYEKLFQGHHLYATGTTGKKIMEATSLSIFCFMSGPLGGDQQLGAMIAQNELDLLIFFRDPLVAQPHEPDINALLRICDVYGIPVATNMATAELLVRALQRGDFNWREIVHNNRPIKLHNRKTKPADGSAAPNAGVNMQ; encoded by the coding sequence ATGAATGTGGCGTTTGTCGCGCACGATCGAAAAAAAGAAGAGCTGGTCAACTTCACGATCGCTTACGAAAAGCTGTTCCAAGGCCATCATCTTTACGCCACCGGCACGACCGGCAAAAAAATTATGGAAGCGACCTCCTTGTCGATCTTCTGCTTTATGTCCGGACCGTTGGGCGGAGACCAGCAACTGGGAGCGATGATCGCCCAAAACGAACTCGATTTGCTGATCTTTTTCCGAGACCCGCTTGTCGCGCAGCCGCACGAGCCCGATATCAACGCGCTTCTGCGCATTTGCGACGTGTACGGCATTCCGGTGGCGACGAACATGGCCACGGCCGAGCTGCTGGTGCGCGCGTTGCAGCGGGGCGATTTCAATTGGCGCGAAATCGTGCATAACAATCGCCCGATCAAGCTGCACAACCGCAAAACAAAACCCGCGGACGGCAGCGCGGCGCCGAACGCGGGCGTTAACATGCAATAA
- a CDS encoding helix-turn-helix transcriptional regulator has translation MPILEFTAPPLPHYIAGGYDVLPKGFKHLNRRDIGVFDLLVVSFGCLYVGEEERRYEVSAGHALILRPDRHHYGYEGCKEQTGAYWLHFGTEGAWRATDNPSIEPPSESRVRNAFTVHTFSMMLPQFVRLTQPSMLYEKLDQLIGLERDSHHNWARWKHQLIFQQVLELLNASLDLHTVLPGANVAERAASYIRMHYSEDITIGSLAEALNFHPVYIARCMQKELGCSPIEYLTRYRLEQAKLYLLQTDLPIHRVAEQVGFTQPSYFSTCFAKYEGLSPRDYRKRFRIRP, from the coding sequence TTGCCGATCCTCGAATTCACCGCGCCGCCCCTGCCCCATTACATCGCCGGCGGATACGACGTCTTGCCCAAAGGGTTCAAGCATCTGAACCGCCGCGATATCGGCGTGTTCGATCTGCTGGTCGTATCGTTCGGCTGCTTGTATGTCGGCGAGGAAGAACGCCGGTACGAGGTGAGCGCGGGGCACGCCCTTATCCTGCGGCCGGACCGGCATCACTACGGGTACGAAGGGTGCAAGGAGCAGACGGGGGCGTATTGGCTTCATTTCGGAACAGAAGGCGCCTGGCGCGCGACGGACAACCCGTCGATCGAGCCGCCGTCCGAATCCCGAGTCCGCAACGCCTTCACCGTGCATACGTTTTCGATGATGCTGCCCCAGTTCGTCCGGTTGACACAGCCGTCGATGCTGTACGAGAAGCTGGACCAATTGATCGGGCTGGAGCGCGACTCGCATCACAATTGGGCCCGATGGAAGCATCAATTGATCTTCCAGCAGGTGCTGGAACTGCTCAACGCATCGCTCGATCTTCATACCGTGCTGCCGGGCGCGAACGTCGCCGAGCGGGCCGCATCGTATATTCGCATGCATTACAGCGAGGACATCACGATCGGCTCGCTCGCCGAAGCGCTGAACTTCCACCCCGTCTATATCGCCCGGTGCATGCAGAAGGAACTCGGCTGCTCCCCGATCGAATACTTGACTCGGTACAGATTGGAGCAGGCCAAGCTCTATCTGCTGCAGACCGATCTGCCGATCCACCGGGTTGCGGAGCAAGTCGGGTTTACCCAGCCGTCCTACTTCAGCACCTGCTTCGCCAAATACGAGGGATTATCGCCGCGGGACTACCGCAAGCGGTTTCGCATTAGGCCTTGA
- a CDS encoding MFS transporter: MSVHWLIRSQSLFTMAAGMIYPYYLLFLKNLGNSYAKYGLAFAVFTICSAMASQVLAGRLDRAGRSMMIISSLGMMASMLAFPWVTSYVLVLALQALMGACNAMQKMGERQLLADLTQPGARGPAIGSYHFWTSVASGFAVILAGYAIDWLTIDVMFYASAALYGVSAWVMRKRPSGV, encoded by the coding sequence ATGTCCGTCCACTGGCTGATTCGTTCGCAAAGCCTATTCACGATGGCCGCAGGCATGATTTATCCGTATTACCTGCTGTTTCTGAAAAACCTCGGCAACAGTTATGCGAAGTACGGGCTGGCGTTTGCGGTGTTTACGATCTGCTCCGCTATGGCGTCGCAGGTGCTGGCGGGACGCCTTGACCGGGCAGGGCGGTCGATGATGATCATAAGCTCGCTCGGCATGATGGCTTCGATGCTCGCGTTCCCGTGGGTGACCTCCTATGTGCTCGTATTGGCGCTTCAGGCGTTGATGGGCGCGTGCAACGCCATGCAGAAGATGGGCGAACGCCAGCTTCTTGCGGATCTGACGCAACCGGGGGCTAGGGGGCCGGCCATAGGCTCCTATCATTTCTGGACGTCGGTGGCATCCGGGTTTGCGGTAATTTTGGCCGGGTATGCGATCGACTGGCTGACGATCGATGTGATGTTCTACGCGAGCGCCGCTCTATACGGCGTCAGCGCGTGGGTTATGAGAAAGCGTCCGTCCGGTGTATAA
- a CDS encoding MATE family efflux transporter: MSYATRNMSLWVLAWPIFLEMLLQFALGAADTLMVSRISDDAVAVVGIANQLFNAVNILFMSIANGAGILIAQKLGAGRLDEARTTGMISLKVCTAIGFAVSVLLVAGAGPITRMLQMPEELWPLGETYIATVGGGMTFLAIMSALSAVVRNTGNTRSPMMVGVGINVLHVLMNYVVIYGALGVPQLGLQGVAWSTTISRIIGALLLLYMFRHAFSVRYELRDLRLFDRGLFRETVKLSWPLGVHMSCWCFTQLVLFAMVASLGAAELSARTYMNTLESFCFTIGSAIATAGQIRIAHLYGAGQWKLAYKDSYRVLWIGLAFVQANALLLYGFGGPVLGLFTSDSNIVSIGVSLLALNLLLQPSKMLNMALNSALTGVGDTRSIMWVGIPSMWAVSVGLSFALGFGAGWGLAGIYTAMIVDECVRGFLLLLRWRFHRKRLTGEQPPQPDLQPRTAAYTI, from the coding sequence TTGTCGTACGCAACGCGGAACATGTCTCTTTGGGTGTTGGCATGGCCCATTTTTCTTGAAATGCTGCTTCAGTTCGCGTTGGGAGCGGCGGACACGCTGATGGTCAGCCGCATCTCCGATGACGCGGTGGCGGTTGTCGGCATCGCGAATCAATTGTTTAATGCGGTTAACATTCTATTTATGTCCATCGCCAACGGCGCGGGCATTCTGATCGCGCAGAAGCTGGGCGCGGGACGTCTCGACGAAGCGCGGACCACCGGCATGATCAGCCTCAAGGTCTGCACCGCGATCGGCTTCGCCGTCAGCGTCCTGCTCGTGGCGGGCGCGGGACCGATCACGCGCATGCTGCAAATGCCGGAGGAGCTCTGGCCGCTGGGTGAGACGTACATCGCCACCGTCGGCGGAGGGATGACGTTTCTCGCGATCATGTCGGCGTTAAGCGCCGTCGTGCGAAACACCGGGAACACCCGATCCCCCATGATGGTCGGGGTCGGCATCAACGTCCTCCACGTGCTGATGAACTACGTCGTCATCTACGGTGCGTTGGGCGTGCCCCAGCTCGGTCTGCAAGGAGTCGCCTGGTCGACGACGATCAGCCGGATCATCGGAGCCCTGCTGCTGCTGTACATGTTCCGGCACGCGTTCTCGGTCCGATACGAGTTGCGCGATCTTCGCCTGTTCGACCGGGGATTGTTCCGCGAGACGGTCAAGCTTAGCTGGCCGCTGGGCGTGCATATGTCGTGCTGGTGCTTCACGCAGCTTGTGCTGTTTGCGATGGTCGCCAGCCTGGGAGCGGCCGAACTAAGCGCCCGTACCTATATGAACACGCTGGAATCGTTCTGCTTCACGATCGGTTCGGCCATCGCGACGGCCGGTCAAATCCGCATCGCGCATCTGTACGGGGCGGGGCAATGGAAGCTCGCTTACAAAGACTCGTACCGCGTCCTGTGGATCGGACTCGCCTTCGTGCAGGCCAACGCCCTGCTGCTGTACGGCTTCGGCGGTCCCGTCCTGGGCTTGTTCACGTCGGATTCGAACATCGTATCCATCGGCGTCTCGCTGCTGGCGCTGAATCTGCTGCTTCAGCCGTCCAAGATGCTGAATATGGCGTTAAACAGCGCGTTGACCGGCGTCGGCGATACGCGGTCGATCATGTGGGTCGGCATCCCCTCGATGTGGGCGGTCTCGGTCGGCCTGTCATTTGCGCTTGGCTTCGGAGCGGGCTGGGGACTTGCGGGCATCTATACGGCGATGATTGTTGACGAATGCGTGAGGGGCTTCCTGCTGCTGCTGCGGTGGAGATTCCACCGGAAGCGGCTGACCGGGGAGCAGCCTCCGCAGCCGGACCTCCAGCCCCGCACTGCAGCATACACCATCTGA
- a CDS encoding FAD-binding oxidoreductase encodes MRLKKAVAVLLLVALAVVTYAYTNSPDQDPYRITDYSRLRPVKVERVVAGREEEQLAAIVREARERGIPVSVAGQRHSQGGHTYYRDGIVVDMTTYNRVLEVDPERRTIRVQAGATWEDVQEAINPYGLSVKQMQSQNIFTVGGSVSINAHGRDIRNGSLIKSVESFRLLTPDGGILNVSRTENADWFPLALGGYGLFGIILDVTLSLTDDEVYRMRTEEFPVEDYERYFREEVLGNPDVRMHIARVSVSPEQLLTRMYAVNYELARDLRLEDYRRLRRGESGVAPAKAMFALNRMYGWGKNVFWRMQSKLYAHQDGTAISRNNAMRGATAFMEYQVPGRNDLLQEYFIPLNKFDEFINSLREILKEEEILNLLNITVRYVHQDTEAVLSYAREEMFALVCLFHVPLTGRGQEEMRRAIRRVVDESLRQGGTYYLPYAPYPSIAQFRAAYPEQARFFAEKDRRDPGLVFRNYFYDDYRGE; translated from the coding sequence ATGCGGTTGAAGAAAGCTGTCGCCGTCTTGCTCTTGGTGGCGTTGGCGGTCGTTACATATGCGTACACCAACTCGCCGGATCAAGATCCGTACCGGATTACCGATTACAGCAGGCTGCGGCCGGTTAAAGTCGAGCGTGTCGTCGCCGGGCGCGAGGAGGAGCAGCTTGCGGCGATCGTCCGGGAAGCGCGCGAGAGAGGGATTCCCGTGTCGGTCGCGGGTCAACGGCACAGCCAGGGCGGCCATACTTATTATCGCGACGGAATTGTCGTCGATATGACGACGTATAACCGGGTGCTGGAGGTCGATCCCGAACGGCGCACGATCAGAGTGCAAGCCGGCGCCACATGGGAGGACGTGCAAGAGGCGATCAATCCGTACGGTTTATCCGTGAAGCAGATGCAATCGCAGAACATCTTCACCGTCGGGGGTTCGGTCAGCATCAATGCGCACGGCCGGGACATCCGGAACGGTTCGTTGATAAAAAGCGTCGAATCGTTTCGGTTATTGACGCCGGATGGCGGCATTCTGAATGTCAGCCGGACGGAGAATGCGGACTGGTTTCCTCTGGCGCTGGGAGGCTACGGTTTGTTCGGCATCATCTTGGACGTGACGTTGTCGCTTACGGACGACGAAGTCTACCGGATGCGCACCGAAGAGTTCCCGGTCGAGGATTACGAGCGTTATTTCCGGGAAGAAGTGCTGGGCAATCCCGATGTCCGCATGCATATCGCCAGAGTGTCGGTTTCGCCCGAGCAGCTTTTGACCCGGATGTACGCCGTAAACTACGAGTTGGCGCGTGATCTGCGATTGGAAGATTATCGGCGGCTGCGCCGCGGCGAAAGCGGGGTTGCGCCGGCCAAAGCGATGTTCGCGCTGAACCGGATGTACGGCTGGGGGAAAAACGTATTTTGGCGGATGCAGTCCAAGCTGTACGCCCATCAGGACGGGACCGCGATCAGCCGCAACAACGCGATGCGGGGAGCAACGGCTTTTATGGAATACCAGGTGCCGGGACGGAATGATTTACTGCAAGAATATTTTATACCGTTAAATAAATTCGATGAGTTTATAAACAGCCTTCGCGAGATTTTGAAGGAAGAAGAAATCTTGAATTTGCTGAATATTACGGTCCGTTACGTCCACCAAGACACGGAAGCCGTGTTGTCGTATGCCAGGGAGGAGATGTTCGCGCTCGTTTGTTTGTTCCATGTGCCGCTGACCGGTCGCGGACAGGAGGAGATGCGCCGTGCCATTCGCCGCGTGGTCGACGAATCGCTCCGGCAAGGCGGAACGTACTACCTGCCTTATGCGCCTTATCCGTCGATCGCGCAATTCCGCGCCGCTTATCCCGAACAAGCCCGGTTTTTCGCGGAAAAGGATCGGCGCGACCCCGGACTCGTGTTCCGCAACTACTTTTACGACGATTACAGGGGGGAGTAG